A window from Bosea sp. ANAM02 encodes these proteins:
- a CDS encoding LysR substrate-binding domain-containing protein: MNSLGAWTSSSCRLIAGRPAGQGGFVFEDIARDQLKLIVSRDHPLFGRDSVGWTELAAFAFIAMSTSSSVRRLTDAGFIHANLQTVPTYEVDQISCAAALAAASLGITALPTMTFAMFNADELTVIPLVAPRIERSIGMTWLKDRALSASAIKFVAVLRDRRA, from the coding sequence ATGAATTCGTTGGGGGCGTGGACGTCCTCGTCCTGCAGATTGATCGCCGGACGGCCGGCCGGGCAGGGTGGCTTCGTCTTCGAGGATATCGCGCGCGATCAGCTCAAGCTGATCGTGTCCCGCGATCACCCTCTGTTCGGGCGCGACAGTGTCGGCTGGACCGAGCTGGCCGCGTTCGCGTTTATCGCCATGTCCACGTCTTCCTCCGTTCGACGCCTGACCGATGCCGGCTTTATCCACGCCAACCTGCAGACCGTGCCGACTTACGAGGTCGATCAGATTTCCTGTGCCGCTGCGCTGGCTGCGGCCAGTCTCGGTATAACCGCGCTCCCGACGATGACATTCGCCATGTTCAATGCCGATGAGCTGACCGTGATCCCGCTGGTCGCCCCAAGGATCGAGCGTAGCATCGGCATGACGTGGTTGAAGGACCGTGCCCTCTCGGCCAGTGCCATCAAGTTCGTCGCCGTCTTGCGCGACAGGCGCGCTTAA
- a CDS encoding HAD family hydrolase → MPPLPQPFDLVILDCDGVLVDSETISCRTLVDILSPFDASYDLETVMRRYLGRPASAVIEDYERMTGRPASADFTRDWRARLFSAFRSDLQPVAGVRDAVEGLGSDYCVASSSDEERIETCLRKTELWDLFEGRIFSTTRVRRGKPAPDLFLLAARERGVAPGRCLVIEDSVSGVTAAKAAGMTAYGLAAGSHFAVLDQRQALMAAGADRLFESWRELALAPAPH, encoded by the coding sequence ATGCCCCCTTTGCCCCAGCCCTTCGACCTCGTCATCCTCGATTGCGACGGCGTGCTCGTCGACAGCGAAACCATCAGTTGCCGGACGCTGGTCGATATTCTCTCGCCTTTCGATGCGAGCTATGATCTTGAGACGGTCATGCGCCGCTATCTCGGGCGGCCCGCCAGCGCAGTCATCGAGGATTACGAGAGAATGACCGGCCGCCCGGCCTCGGCTGATTTCACGCGGGACTGGCGGGCCCGGCTCTTCAGCGCCTTCCGGAGCGATCTCCAGCCGGTCGCAGGCGTCCGTGATGCCGTCGAAGGCCTCGGCAGCGACTATTGCGTGGCTTCGTCCAGCGACGAGGAGCGCATCGAGACCTGCCTGCGCAAGACGGAGCTCTGGGACCTGTTCGAAGGGCGAATCTTCAGCACGACGCGCGTGCGGCGCGGCAAGCCGGCACCGGACCTCTTCCTGCTGGCTGCACGCGAGCGCGGCGTCGCGCCTGGCCGCTGCCTCGTGATCGAGGACAGCGTCAGTGGGGTTACGGCGGCGAAAGCGGCCGGCATGACCGCCTACGGCCTCGCCGCCGGCAGCCATTTCGCCGTGCTCGATCAGCGCCAGGCGCTTATGGCGGCCGGAGCCGATCGCCTCTTCGAATCCTGGCGCGAACTCGCGCTTGCGCCGGCACCCCACTGA
- a CDS encoding ABC transporter permease subunit has translation MGASDGQSESGLKRAHFREWRLPFWLLAPQLFILLLFFFIPSIRALIQAFQLTDPFGATTQWVGFQNFERLFRSNVYWSSAQVTLIFTIAQNVLTLSLALLLAFASNHILRGRGAYRTVLLLPYAIAPAIAGIMLAFLFNPRVGPVAQMLQGLRLDWDPNRNSWHALALVVMAASWKHICYNYIFLVAALMSVPQSILESAYLDGAGPIQRFLRISLPMIAPTLFFLIVINFVYGLFETFAIVDATTRGGPAGATSILVYKVYQDGFVTLDLGSSAAQSVVLMALALLLTFAQFRFVERRVNYSV, from the coding sequence ATGGGCGCCAGCGACGGCCAGTCGGAAAGCGGCCTGAAGCGTGCGCATTTCAGGGAATGGCGCCTGCCATTCTGGCTGCTGGCGCCGCAACTCTTCATCCTGCTGCTGTTCTTCTTCATCCCCTCGATCAGGGCGCTGATCCAGGCCTTCCAGCTCACCGATCCGTTCGGCGCCACGACCCAATGGGTCGGCTTCCAGAATTTCGAGCGGCTCTTCCGCAGCAACGTCTACTGGTCCTCGGCGCAGGTCACGCTGATCTTCACGATCGCGCAGAACGTGCTGACCCTGTCGCTCGCGCTGCTCCTCGCCTTCGCCTCGAACCACATCCTGCGCGGCCGCGGCGCCTATCGAACCGTGCTGCTGCTGCCCTATGCCATCGCGCCGGCGATCGCCGGCATCATGCTCGCCTTCCTGTTCAATCCCCGCGTCGGCCCGGTCGCACAGATGCTGCAGGGGTTGAGGCTGGACTGGGACCCGAACCGCAATTCCTGGCATGCGCTCGCTCTGGTGGTGATGGCCGCCTCGTGGAAGCACATCTGCTACAACTACATCTTCCTGGTCGCGGCGCTGATGTCGGTGCCCCAGTCGATCCTCGAATCCGCCTATCTGGATGGCGCCGGGCCGATCCAGCGCTTCCTGCGCATCTCGCTGCCGATGATCGCGCCGACGCTGTTCTTCCTGATCGTGATCAACTTCGTCTACGGGCTGTTCGAGACCTTCGCGATCGTCGACGCGACCACGCGCGGCGGGCCGGCCGGCGCCACCTCGATCCTCGTCTACAAGGTCTATCAGGACGGCTTCGTCACGCTCGATCTCGGTTCCTCGGCCGCGCAATCCGTGGTGCTGATGGCGCTCGCCCTGCTCCTGACCTTCGCGCAGTTCCGCTTCGTGGAGCGTCGCGTGAACTACAGCGTCTAG
- a CDS encoding ABC transporter substrate-binding protein, producing MSRLSKAAAAILVTAALGLTHGAAQAAKDRLVVDLVNEPSSLDPQVQWNPDSYYVYRNIFDNLVTRDDKGAIIPQVATAWKQLSDTEIEFDLRGDITFHDGSKLTADDVVFSVKRITDPKFASPQLGQFDKITDAVAVSPTRVKLVTAGPYPALLAQLVKLSIVPKAVVEAAGKDAFNLKPVGSGPYKFESWQRGVNVQLTRNDAYWGTKAPFPAVTFRAVPDAATRLANLQAGSSDLVVTLDADQAGQLKGSPKAQALIGLTERVAYVRLNTTKPPFDNPKLRLAAAYALDKQAMIDGLLGGYDKPVPELLTPASFGWVDGIKAPEHDLAKAKALIAEAGAAAKAEIDLATAPVFDQRIVQAIQQMLTEAGFNVKIAMSDMATYLKRAQAGPEATSLLSFGRWSCACQDADGVLFPLLHKSSGWSAYRNPKIDSLLEEARATLDTSKRLATYKQVHEIVATDVPVVPLYQAVVIYGAAKNLTFQPTPNESMFINRMSWKD from the coding sequence ATGAGTCGTCTGTCAAAAGCCGCAGCCGCCATTCTCGTCACAGCCGCATTGGGTCTGACCCACGGAGCCGCACAAGCAGCGAAGGACAGGTTGGTCGTGGACTTGGTCAACGAGCCGTCCTCGCTCGACCCGCAGGTGCAGTGGAACCCGGACAGCTACTATGTCTACCGCAACATCTTCGACAATCTCGTCACCCGGGACGACAAGGGCGCGATCATCCCGCAGGTCGCGACTGCCTGGAAGCAGCTCTCGGACACCGAGATCGAGTTCGACCTGCGCGGCGACATCACCTTCCATGACGGCTCGAAGCTGACCGCCGATGACGTCGTCTTCAGCGTCAAGCGCATCACGGACCCCAAATTCGCCAGCCCCCAGCTCGGCCAGTTCGACAAGATCACCGATGCCGTCGCTGTTTCGCCGACGCGGGTGAAGCTCGTCACCGCCGGCCCCTATCCGGCGCTGCTGGCCCAACTCGTCAAGCTCTCGATCGTGCCCAAGGCCGTCGTCGAGGCCGCCGGCAAGGATGCCTTCAACCTGAAGCCCGTCGGCAGCGGCCCCTACAAGTTCGAGTCCTGGCAGCGCGGCGTGAATGTCCAGCTCACGCGCAATGATGCCTATTGGGGCACCAAGGCGCCGTTCCCGGCCGTGACCTTCCGCGCGGTTCCCGATGCGGCGACCCGCCTGGCCAATCTGCAGGCCGGGTCGAGCGATCTCGTCGTCACGCTCGATGCCGACCAGGCTGGCCAGCTCAAGGGATCGCCCAAGGCCCAGGCCCTGATCGGCCTGACCGAGCGCGTCGCCTATGTCCGGCTCAACACCACCAAGCCGCCCTTCGACAATCCCAAGCTTCGCCTGGCCGCAGCCTACGCGCTGGACAAGCAGGCGATGATCGACGGCCTGCTCGGCGGCTATGACAAGCCGGTGCCGGAGCTGCTGACCCCTGCCAGCTTCGGCTGGGTCGACGGCATCAAGGCGCCCGAACACGATCTGGCCAAGGCGAAGGCGCTGATTGCGGAAGCCGGCGCAGCCGCCAAGGCCGAGATCGACCTCGCCACCGCACCGGTCTTCGACCAGCGCATCGTCCAGGCGATCCAGCAGATGCTCACCGAGGCCGGGTTCAACGTGAAGATCGCGATGTCGGACATGGCAACCTATCTCAAGCGCGCCCAGGCTGGGCCGGAGGCGACCTCGCTGCTCAGCTTCGGCCGCTGGTCCTGCGCCTGCCAGGATGCGGACGGCGTGCTCTTCCCGCTGCTGCACAAGAGCAGCGGCTGGTCGGCCTATCGCAACCCGAAGATCGACAGCCTGCTGGAAGAGGCCCGCGCCACGCTCGACACCAGCAAGCGCCTCGCCACCTACAAGCAGGTGCATGAGATCGTCGCCACCGACGTCCCGGTCGTGCCGCTCTACCAGGCCGTGGTGATCTACGGCGCGGCCAAGAACCTGACCTTCCAGCCGACGCCGAACGAAAGCATGTTCATCAACCGGATGAGCTGGAAGGACTGA
- a CDS encoding ABC transporter permease subunit: MNERTPVIDAVCHLILLVGAALVCLPIYFVFVTGSLTQQEIMRVPMPWLPGSQFLANMQTVLGTADFGRLLLNSFIIATGITVGKLAVSVIAAFAVTYFRFPFRITAFWLIFMSLMLPIEVRIVPTYESAANVALPLNILGSWLGIKALVDLDWNLVNTYSGLILPLIASATATFLFRQFFLTIPDELCEAARIDGATPWQFFRLVLLPLSRSNIVALAIILFLMGWNQYLWPLLLTTDPAMANAVIGLKKLMPQSDSLPTWHLLMNAAFLTMLPPTLVILILQRWFVKGLVDSGK, translated from the coding sequence ATGAACGAGCGCACCCCGGTCATCGACGCCGTCTGTCACCTCATCCTGCTGGTGGGCGCGGCGCTCGTCTGCCTGCCGATCTATTTCGTCTTCGTCACCGGCTCGCTGACGCAGCAGGAGATCATGCGCGTGCCGATGCCCTGGCTGCCCGGCAGCCAGTTCCTGGCGAACATGCAGACAGTGCTGGGCACCGCCGATTTTGGCCGCCTGCTGCTCAACTCCTTCATCATCGCCACCGGCATCACCGTCGGAAAGCTCGCGGTCTCGGTGATCGCGGCCTTCGCCGTCACCTATTTCCGCTTTCCCTTCCGGATAACCGCCTTCTGGCTGATCTTCATGTCGCTGATGCTGCCGATCGAGGTGCGCATCGTGCCGACCTATGAATCCGCCGCGAATGTCGCGCTGCCGCTCAACATCCTCGGCTCCTGGCTCGGCATCAAGGCGCTGGTCGATCTCGACTGGAATCTGGTCAATACCTATTCCGGCCTGATCCTGCCGCTGATCGCCTCGGCGACCGCGACCTTCCTGTTCCGCCAGTTCTTCCTCACCATCCCCGACGAGCTCTGCGAGGCCGCCCGCATCGACGGCGCGACGCCCTGGCAGTTCTTCCGCCTGGTCCTGCTGCCGCTCTCGCGCTCGAACATTGTGGCGCTGGCGATCATCCTCTTCCTGATGGGCTGGAACCAGTATCTCTGGCCGCTGCTGCTCACCACCGACCCCGCCATGGCCAATGCCGTGATCGGCCTGAAGAAGCTGATGCCGCAGAGCGACTCGCTGCCGACCTGGCATCTCCTGATGAACGCGGCCTTCCTGACGATGCTGCCGCCGACCCTCGTCATCCTCATCCTCCAGCGCTGGTTCGTGAAGGGGCTGGTGGATAGCGGCAAATAA
- the xylB gene encoding xylulokinase — protein sequence MTYIGIDLGTSSIKAALVDDGQRVLATATRELAVSRPSPLWSEQDPADWIGATLEVLRSLKTASPEAFRRCAGIGLSGQMHGAVLLDESDEPLRPCMLWNDGRAAAECAEIEASEPDSRAIAGNIAMPGLTAPKLLWVRKYEPDIFRRTRKVLLPKAYLRLVLTGEAIEEMSDASGTLWLDTGGRDWSDRMLAATGLDRSQMPALVEGSQPAGRLRPDLARELGFDTPPLFAGGAGDNAAGAIGLGAVAPGSCFLSLGTSGVLWRTTAGFEPRADSAVHAFCHALPGRWHQMSVHLSAAASLSWWASVSGQSETTLLGELGTASERPSPVLFTPYLSGERTPHNDPHLRGAFTGLGHEADRKAMTQAVLEGVAFAFRDGKEALESGASPIGEAMAIGGGARSDAWLSIMADVLDLPLRRYRQSETGAAFGAARLARLAVTGESPEATCKPPSGEANIFTPHPARAAAYTERHVLWRRAAEVSRALR from the coding sequence GTGACCTATATCGGCATTGATCTCGGGACGTCCTCCATCAAGGCCGCGCTGGTCGATGACGGGCAGCGCGTGCTCGCCACCGCGACGCGGGAGCTCGCCGTGTCTCGTCCTTCACCGCTGTGGTCGGAGCAGGATCCCGCCGATTGGATCGGTGCCACGCTGGAGGTCTTGCGGAGTCTGAAGACGGCCTCTCCGGAGGCCTTCCGTCGTTGCGCCGGCATCGGGCTTTCCGGACAGATGCATGGCGCAGTCCTGCTGGATGAGAGCGACGAGCCGTTGCGTCCCTGCATGCTCTGGAACGATGGCCGCGCTGCCGCCGAATGCGCCGAGATCGAAGCGAGCGAGCCGGATTCGCGCGCGATCGCCGGCAATATCGCCATGCCCGGCCTCACCGCGCCCAAGCTGCTCTGGGTGCGCAAATATGAACCCGATATCTTCCGGCGCACGCGTAAGGTCCTGCTGCCCAAGGCCTATCTCCGGCTCGTCCTGACCGGCGAGGCGATCGAGGAGATGTCCGACGCCTCCGGTACGCTCTGGCTCGATACCGGCGGCCGCGACTGGTCGGACCGGATGCTCGCCGCAACCGGGCTCGATCGCAGCCAAATGCCCGCGCTGGTCGAAGGCTCGCAGCCGGCCGGCCGCCTGCGCCCCGATCTCGCTCGGGAACTCGGCTTCGACACCCCGCCCCTTTTTGCCGGTGGCGCGGGCGACAATGCCGCGGGAGCAATCGGGCTGGGCGCCGTCGCGCCGGGATCGTGCTTCCTATCGCTCGGCACCTCCGGCGTGCTGTGGCGCACGACGGCGGGCTTCGAGCCGCGCGCCGACAGCGCCGTCCATGCCTTCTGCCATGCCCTGCCCGGCCGCTGGCACCAGATGTCCGTCCATCTCTCGGCCGCCGCGAGCCTGAGCTGGTGGGCCTCGGTCTCGGGGCAATCCGAAACTACCCTGCTTGGGGAACTCGGCACAGCGAGCGAACGCCCCTCGCCCGTCCTGTTCACACCTTATCTTTCCGGCGAGCGCACGCCGCATAACGATCCCCATTTGCGCGGCGCTTTCACGGGTCTCGGCCATGAAGCGGATCGCAAGGCGATGACGCAAGCAGTGCTGGAAGGCGTCGCCTTCGCCTTCCGAGACGGCAAGGAAGCCCTTGAGTCCGGCGCCTCCCCCATCGGCGAGGCCATGGCGATCGGCGGCGGCGCGCGCTCGGATGCATGGCTGTCGATCATGGCCGACGTGCTGGACCTGCCGCTCAGGCGCTACCGCCAGTCCGAGACCGGGGCCGCCTTCGGCGCCGCACGCCTCGCCCGCCTCGCCGTTACCGGCGAAAGCCCCGAAGCCACCTGCAAGCCGCCATCCGGCGAGGCCAACATCTTCACGCCGCACCCTGCCCGTGCGGCAGCCTATACCGAGCGCCATGTCCTCTGGCGCCGCGCTGCGGAGGTCAGCCGCGCGCTGCGCTGA
- a CDS encoding extracellular solute-binding protein, with translation MRPLYGALAGAGALLLAGMSTVQAATEIEFWHAMSGALGERVDELVKKFNDSQKDYVVKAIAKGTYDEVLNGTIAAYRAKRQPEIVQSNERSFLTMVNSGAIVPTSELMAQQGHPVDASKFIAPVVSYYAIDGKLQAMPFNSSTPILFYNRDHFKAAGFDKPGATWQELEPQLDAIKAKGVSKCAMVLPGDYEWSFLENYSAVNDIPYATKRNGMDGLDTSFVFNKGKLVGQVERMKRLVSSGVMQLAGQGIIPIQLFTSGECSTIIASTASHAAVVAAAKFDWSATEIPYEQGVKPRNSVIGGAALWTLKGHTPEKYKAVAAFYDFLAKTDTQVWWHQATGYVPVTTAAYEAAKAQGYYQKNPTREIAVVQLMRGTPSDNSLGFRIGNSNQINVAIMEEVSAAFLGRKPVQQALDDAVSRGNEALRRYEQLNAGKK, from the coding sequence ATGCGACCTTTATATGGTGCTTTGGCGGGCGCGGGCGCCCTGCTGCTGGCGGGGATGTCCACCGTACAGGCAGCGACCGAAATCGAGTTCTGGCACGCGATGAGCGGCGCGCTCGGCGAGCGCGTCGACGAGCTCGTGAAGAAGTTCAACGACTCGCAGAAGGACTATGTCGTCAAGGCGATCGCGAAAGGCACCTATGACGAGGTCCTGAACGGCACGATCGCGGCTTACCGCGCCAAGCGCCAGCCCGAGATCGTGCAGTCGAACGAGCGCTCCTTCCTGACCATGGTGAATTCCGGCGCCATCGTCCCCACGAGCGAGCTGATGGCTCAGCAGGGCCATCCGGTCGATGCCTCGAAATTCATCGCGCCGGTCGTCAGCTACTACGCCATCGACGGCAAGCTGCAGGCGATGCCGTTCAATTCCTCGACACCGATCCTGTTCTACAACCGCGACCATTTCAAAGCCGCCGGCTTCGACAAGCCCGGGGCGACCTGGCAGGAGCTGGAGCCGCAGCTCGACGCGATCAAGGCCAAGGGCGTCTCGAAATGCGCGATGGTGCTCCCCGGCGATTACGAGTGGAGCTTCCTCGAGAATTACAGCGCCGTGAACGACATCCCGTATGCGACCAAGCGCAACGGCATGGACGGGCTCGACACCAGCTTCGTCTTCAACAAGGGCAAGCTCGTCGGCCAGGTCGAGCGCATGAAGCGTCTCGTCTCGTCGGGCGTGATGCAGCTCGCCGGCCAGGGCATCATCCCGATCCAGCTCTTCACCTCCGGCGAATGCTCGACGATCATCGCCTCGACCGCCTCGCATGCCGCCGTGGTAGCAGCCGCCAAGTTCGACTGGAGCGCGACGGAAATCCCCTATGAGCAGGGCGTCAAGCCGCGCAACAGCGTCATCGGCGGCGCCGCGCTCTGGACCCTGAAGGGTCATACGCCGGAGAAGTACAAGGCCGTCGCCGCCTTCTACGACTTCCTCGCAAAGACCGACACGCAGGTCTGGTGGCATCAGGCGACGGGCTACGTCCCGGTGACCACCGCTGCCTATGAGGCGGCCAAGGCGCAGGGCTACTACCAGAAGAACCCGACCCGCGAGATCGCCGTGGTTCAACTGATGCGCGGCACGCCTAGCGACAACTCGCTCGGTTTCCGCATCGGCAACAGCAACCAGATCAATGTCGCGATCATGGAGGAGGTTTCGGCCGCCTTCCTCGGCCGCAAGCCCGTGCAGCAGGCGCTCGACGATGCTGTTTCGCGTGGCAACGAGGCGCTGCGCCGCTACGAGCAGCTCAATGCTGGCAAGAAATAA
- a CDS encoding mannitol dehydrogenase family protein yields the protein MATRLSLATLGQFPASVSIPGYRRDELSLGIVHIGVGNFHRAHQAAYLDELFERGLDRDWAIIGTGVRESDTEMGSDLAAQDFLTTVVTQEAERSQARVTGAMIDFVAPGDRAAIIERLVDPRTRIVSLTVTEGGYYIDPSTQAFDPGHPDIATDAADRLAAPKTAFGLIAAGLLRRRGAGLPPFTVMSCDNLPGNGHVTADAVAGLVELISPTEARWIRESVAFPNGMVDRITPATSDRERQTLRDDFGIEDGRPVFCEDFRQWVLEDRFPAGRPRLEEVGVQFVADVAPFELMKIRMLNGGHAAIAYPAGLLDIHFVHEAMQDDQIARFLSALLDDEVIPVVPPVPDTDLTDYKRTIERRFANPKIGDTIRRLCLDGSNRQPKFILPTLRDALQAGKPIEGLALVSALWCRYCYGETESGQPIAPNDPSWSRLVAQAQRARFTPDAWLQMRDIYGDLPDDRRFSEAFSRALQGIWRSGTRACIDAFLTSRRAS from the coding sequence ATGGCGACACGCCTGTCGCTGGCAACGCTCGGCCAGTTCCCCGCATCGGTCAGCATTCCCGGCTACCGGCGGGACGAGCTGAGCCTCGGCATCGTCCACATCGGCGTCGGCAATTTCCACCGCGCGCATCAGGCCGCCTATCTGGACGAGTTGTTCGAGCGCGGGTTGGATCGCGACTGGGCGATCATCGGCACGGGTGTACGCGAGAGCGATACCGAGATGGGCAGCGACCTCGCCGCACAGGATTTCCTGACCACGGTCGTGACGCAGGAGGCCGAGCGCTCACAGGCGCGCGTCACCGGCGCGATGATCGATTTCGTCGCGCCGGGCGATAGGGCCGCGATCATCGAGCGGCTCGTCGATCCCCGCACGCGGATCGTCTCGCTGACCGTCACCGAGGGCGGCTATTATATCGACCCGTCGACACAGGCCTTCGATCCCGGCCATCCCGATATCGCCACCGATGCCGCCGACCGCCTCGCCGCGCCGAAGACCGCCTTCGGCCTGATTGCCGCCGGCCTTCTCAGGCGCCGTGGCGCCGGCCTGCCACCCTTCACGGTGATGTCCTGCGACAACCTCCCGGGCAACGGCCATGTCACGGCGGATGCCGTCGCCGGTCTCGTCGAGCTGATCTCTCCCACCGAGGCGCGCTGGATTCGCGAGAGCGTCGCCTTTCCCAATGGCATGGTCGACCGCATCACCCCGGCGACCTCGGACCGCGAACGCCAGACGCTGCGCGACGATTTCGGGATCGAAGACGGCCGCCCGGTCTTCTGCGAGGATTTCCGGCAATGGGTGCTGGAGGATCGTTTTCCGGCCGGCCGGCCGCGCCTCGAAGAGGTCGGCGTGCAGTTCGTCGCCGATGTCGCGCCCTTCGAGCTGATGAAGATCCGCATGCTCAATGGCGGCCACGCGGCGATCGCCTATCCCGCCGGCCTGCTCGACATCCATTTCGTCCATGAGGCGATGCAGGACGACCAGATCGCCCGCTTCCTTTCGGCCCTGCTCGACGACGAGGTGATCCCCGTCGTACCGCCGGTGCCGGACACTGATCTCACGGACTACAAGCGCACGATCGAGCGGCGCTTCGCCAACCCCAAGATCGGCGACACGATCCGCCGGCTCTGCCTCGACGGCTCGAACCGCCAACCGAAATTCATCTTGCCGACGCTGCGCGATGCCTTGCAGGCAGGCAAGCCGATTGAAGGACTCGCGTTGGTAAGCGCGCTCTGGTGTCGGTACTGCTACGGCGAAACGGAAAGCGGGCAGCCCATTGCGCCCAATGACCCAAGCTGGTCGCGGCTCGTCGCCCAGGCGCAACGAGCCCGCTTCACGCCGGATGCGTGGCTGCAGATGCGGGACATTTATGGGGACCTTCCTGACGATCGGCGCTTCAGCGAAGCATTCTCCCGCGCACTGCAGGGTATCTGGCGATCGGGTACCCGCGCCTGTATCGACGCCTTTCTTACGTCTCGCCGCGCTTCCTAG
- a CDS encoding glycerophosphodiester phosphodiesterase family protein gives MRIIGHRGARNIWAENSLSGFRNVCGLGVDAVELDVHLSSDGEIMVIHDPLLDRTTDHKGPVAHLSRAALAKVTLDDTLGETIPTLPEVLDVFGPAGIELEIEMKMDAFGNPYPGLLDRVIALVEARKMASRVVLTCFVPEVIEEIRAKAPHMRRLASVDRRSCEAFGGVDRTLQRFVDLGCIIAVEQSLLRLCVDRAVGIVGRDKLGAWVPNTVRELDFWLGQPISQITSDRPDLALMLRAARKG, from the coding sequence ATGCGGATCATCGGTCATCGCGGCGCGCGCAATATCTGGGCGGAAAACAGCCTGAGCGGCTTCCGCAATGTCTGCGGCCTGGGCGTCGATGCCGTCGAGCTCGACGTGCATCTCTCCAGCGACGGCGAGATCATGGTGATCCACGATCCGCTGCTCGACCGCACGACCGATCATAAGGGCCCGGTCGCGCATCTCTCGCGCGCGGCGCTGGCCAAGGTGACGCTCGACGACACCCTGGGCGAGACGATCCCGACCTTGCCGGAGGTGCTCGACGTCTTCGGCCCGGCCGGGATCGAGCTCGAGATTGAGATGAAGATGGATGCCTTCGGCAATCCCTATCCCGGCCTGCTCGACAGGGTCATCGCGCTGGTCGAGGCCCGCAAGATGGCCTCGCGCGTCGTGCTGACCTGCTTCGTGCCGGAGGTGATCGAGGAGATCCGGGCGAAGGCGCCGCATATGCGCCGGCTCGCCTCGGTCGACCGCCGATCCTGCGAGGCGTTCGGCGGTGTCGACCGCACCTTGCAGCGCTTCGTCGATCTCGGCTGCATCATCGCCGTCGAGCAGTCGCTGCTGCGGCTCTGCGTCGATCGCGCCGTCGGCATCGTCGGGCGCGACAAGCTCGGCGCCTGGGTGCCCAACACGGTGCGCGAGCTCGATTTCTGGCTCGGCCAGCCGATCTCGCAGATCACCAGCGATCGCCCGGACCTCGCCCTGATGCTGCGCGCCGCGCGGAAAGGCTGA
- a CDS encoding sugar-binding transcriptional regulator, which yields MAENDSARLDDAARAGWLYYIAGRTQDDIAQILNISRPAAQRLVSLCRSEGLISFRMNHPISTCMDLAARLRDRFELIHCDVAPSDGSPDTGASGIAALGGVLIERWLRSRKSLVMALGTGRSMRASIERVPSMSCPLHRLVSLVGTISPDGSASPFDTLVKLAEITRAQHFPMPLPLYVSSPEERAQLVEIESIRRIRAIAGEADLWVMGISQIGEDAVLYRDGFMNRSELLDMVRHGAVGEVTGWVFDAEGRFLDRGTNLRVTSVPPEPGSARLRICIGQGPTKVLPLRAALTGKIVNGLVTDEETARALLAD from the coding sequence ATGGCCGAGAACGACAGCGCCCGCCTCGACGACGCCGCTCGCGCCGGCTGGCTCTATTACATTGCCGGTCGCACGCAGGACGATATCGCGCAGATCCTGAACATCTCGCGCCCGGCGGCGCAGCGCCTGGTCTCGCTCTGCCGCAGCGAGGGCCTGATCAGCTTTCGGATGAATCATCCGATCAGCACCTGCATGGATCTCGCCGCCAGGCTACGCGACAGGTTCGAGCTGATCCATTGCGATGTCGCTCCTTCCGACGGCTCCCCGGATACCGGAGCGTCCGGCATCGCGGCATTGGGCGGGGTGCTGATCGAGCGCTGGCTGCGCTCCCGCAAGTCGCTGGTCATGGCGCTCGGCACCGGCCGCTCGATGCGCGCCAGCATCGAGCGCGTGCCGTCGATGTCCTGCCCGCTGCACCGGCTGGTTTCGCTGGTCGGCACCATCTCGCCCGATGGCTCGGCCAGCCCCTTCGACACGCTGGTCAAGCTCGCCGAGATCACCAGGGCGCAGCATTTCCCGATGCCGCTGCCGCTCTATGTCTCGAGCCCGGAGGAGCGCGCCCAGCTCGTCGAGATCGAGTCGATCCGCCGCATCCGCGCGATCGCCGGCGAGGCCGATCTCTGGGTCATGGGCATCAGCCAGATCGGCGAGGACGCCGTGCTTTATCGAGACGGCTTCATGAATCGCAGCGAATTGCTCGACATGGTCCGCCACGGCGCGGTGGGCGAAGTGACCGGCTGGGTCTTCGACGCCGAAGGCCGCTTCCTCGATCGCGGCACCAATCTGCGCGTCACGAGCGTGCCGCCGGAGCCCGGCAGCGCCCGCCTGCGCATCTGCATCGGCCAGGGCCCGACCAAGGTCCTGCCGCTGCGCGCCGCGCTCACCGGCAAGATCGTCAACGGCCTCGTCACCGACGAAGAGACCGCCCGCGCCCTGCTCGCGGACTGA